ATTCCAGAGCATGAGATTGAGATGAGTGCGGTGCGATCGCAAGGGGCAGGGGGACAAAATGTAAATAAGGTGGCGACTGCCATTCACCTGCGCTTTGACATTGTGGCTTCCTCGCTACCCGAACGCTACAAAGAGCGGCTGTTGAAGCTTTCCGACCAACGCATCACTAAAGAAGGGGTGATTGTCATCAAAGCTCAAGAACACCGCAGCCAAGAGCAAAACCGAGAAGAGGCATTGCAACGACTGCAAGACTTGATTAAAAGTGCGATCGCAGTCGTCAAACCCCGCAAAAAGAGTAAACCGACTCGGAGTTCTCAAAGAAAGCGTCTGGATAGCAAAACTAAGCGAAGTCAGATTAAGACGATGCGAGGAAAAATTACAGAAGAATGACAGTGCTGCATTAAATATTTAACTCCAATTGCGATCGGCTTCTGGCCGCAATCGTTTAGCCGCGTCAATCACATCTTGCAGTTCTACCGGATCGCTGAACGGGTCAGCATCAAGTGTCATTACCCGATTGAGTTCTTTCTGCCAGCGTCGCAGTTCTGCAACGTATGCTTCGCAAGGCACCCGCTTCAGATTATCCCCTTCCTCTACCAAATCGTAAATCCCATTGTGCAGCCACTTTCCGGTATGCCAATCCGGCATATCAACAGCGGGAAATAAACAAATCCCATGCAGATCAATCCCCGCATTCACCGCCGCCATAGCCTCTTCCATTACATCCTTGAGCCACTCATCTCTACCTGCTTCCATCCCGCTGGTTTCGCCAATAATCATCGGCCTGTGATAGCGTTCCCACACCCACCGCATTAGCTCGCAAAGCGGTTTGATGCGATCGTCGTGGGGTTCGAGTGCCTGATGGGGGCCATGTTCTCGGTATTCCATCTGACCGAAGGAATAGTGATTTGCGCCAACGATGTCCAGGATTTCCGGGGAACCGCCAAGTTCGGGATGTTCTTTCCCGTAGAGAATATCCCACGCCAAAAACGTATCGACATAGGTTTCGTGATGTGCTGCATCGATCTGATCCTGGCGATCGCGCGGTGCGACCACCTGAACTAGGGGATCGATGTGGATCATCCTGGCGGAAGGTTCCACTTCTCGAATCGCCTTAACACCAGCGATCGCTGCCTTACACAACGCTAATCGCAAGCGAAAACGGTCTTCTTTTGTGGTTTTATAAGGAGCCACCCAACCCCACTCGCCGCCGCAGAAGGAGAAAAACGTAATTTCATTAATCGGCGTGAAAAAATAGGGGCCACGCAAGCGGGGAATCACATACTCTGCTGCTGCGCGACAGTAATTAGCATAGCGATCGGTAAACTCATTAGTAAATGGATCGAGATCGTCTGGATACCCATAGTGGCAGAGATCCCAAATGGGAACGATCTGCGTTTGCTGCATCGCCTCAATAATGGGGTCGATGCTAGAGAAGTCGTAGCAGCCATTACGATCGACTAACGGCCAAGGAATCGCTTCCCGTGCCACATCAATCCCCAGCGATCGCAATATGTTGTAGTCTTCCTGCGCGTGGCGATCGTGCTGTGTCTCTTCAATTAGATTCCGCCGTCCCTTGTCCTTCCAGAGAAATGTCGAACACTCAAAGCCAGAGATGAAGAAGGTGGGGAAGATTCCAGGTCGTTGAGCCATGCGTTACGCTCTGGTAAATTTATTCGTCATCCTAAGCAATCTTGCTCATTTAAGACACTATCCAGCGCGAGATAAATCCATTGATTACCCGATTTCTGATGTTGGGTAGAGTCAGTTACAAAGTCACCTAGCGAATAGACAGCTTGCCCAGCCTATCGTGTTTTATGCTAGTTTATCGTCTCTTTGAGCTTTTAGTAGTGTATTTGTTGAATCTTTTTGCTAGGCTTAATTAAGGTTTTGTTATCCTGCCGAGAAAGATATTTCCCGACTGGGTATTGCAGTATATTAAAACCGAGAAAATCAAATCCAGGGTCTAACCCAATACGTGCTACCAAAGTATGTACAAGACGTATTTTACTCGGTTTGAGTGATAACCCTAATTTCCTAGCTACTCAGCGATGATTTCCTGGCACTGGAGTATAAATTCCAAATAGTCCTGGATGCAGAAAAACCATCAGTATACCTGATAAAGGTATCTCATTAAATCTTGTTTGTTTATTATGAAAGATGTTATGTTGCCCGCACTAGCTTCATCAAATATGCCAATTAAAACATCTAAACCAAAATGCACTGTTCATCGTGAAAATCTATCTCATTTGCTTCTACCAGTTTGGCACGATAAAACTACTTCCTCTGAATTTTTAGAGCCACGATTCCGCTTTTTGATTCCTGGTAGCAATAAAGTTCGTGTTGTAAAGGGACTATTGTCTGCTTTTGAAAGTACAAGCTTGATTCAAGCCATCGAGAGTTTAGGTTTCAGTACCCCCACTGCCTTTGATAAGTCAGTGCGGGCATGTGAACGCCGTCACACAGTTGATCTGGGTATGAGTGACGCTATCATGGCACGTTTGAAAAGTTACTTGCCAGAAATTGTACATATAGATGGCGTGCGTTGGAGATTAAAACGCTTCACTCATCATTGGCGATATATTAAGTACTTGCCCAAAGGTCATTTTGTGCCTCATTATGATGGAGCAAAAATGTTGCGATATCCCACTCCAGCTATTAGTGTTTTTACTGTACAAATTTATTTGAATGATGATTTTACGGGTGGAAATACTCGTTTTTATTCTGACTATGAACCTGTCCGATATGCCAGTCATGATATTCCTATTGGGGAAGTTAAAAATTTTAAGCCATCTAGTTCACCTACTCATGAAGTAAAACCAGAAACAGGTAGCGTCTTGATCTTCGATCACGTTAACAATGTGCTACACGATGGTGCTGAAGTAAAATCTGGAGTGAAGTACATTATGAGAGGTGATGTACTGTATGAAGTGTTTGAAGAAGATGTTCCTCAATTACTACATAATGTATCAAATTTAGAGCCTAACCTGTTAAATTGGTGCCCAGAAACAGCAATTAAATACGGCACTAGGAACCATGTTGGGGAAGTATGGCTATGTGACTGTGCTGATGATGGTCACGGTTCTGGTATTCATCACTGTGAAGCTTTTTCTTATGCTGATGAATATGTTTCAAAGGAAGATTCCAATGAGGAAAAGAAAAAAGTACGTCCTGCATCCACAGCAGAAGCTCTAAATGGCTTGCATGATAAGGAATTGCATGATAAAAATGGTCAATCATTGATATACATTCTAATAAGTGGCAAACGAGCATCAGGCAAAGATTACATCACTAATCTGATTTACGATTCCTTAATTTCTAAAGGTATTTCAGTTCACCGCGCTGCGCTGGGTCATATCAATAAGCGTTCGTATGCTGCATCAATAGGTATTGATGCTATACGTTTAGAGAACGATCGTGAATTTAAAGAATCTCATCGTATCGCTATGGTCGCTCACCATACAGCACGAAATGCTCAAGATCCAGAAGGGTGTCTAAAGGAAGTAAAATCCAATGCGAAACAAGCCAATGCCGAGGTATTATTACTGAGTGATATCCGCACACTACAAGACTTACATTGGTTCAAGCAACAGCCTGGTGAAGTGGTACTGTTACGGATAACGGCATCAGATGAAACCCGCAAGTTAAGAGGATGGAATCCTTGCCAAAGAAAAGATTCCTTGCATACTGAAACTGAACTTGATAGTTTCTTTAATTGGACAGCCTGTTGGGATAACAGTGATGTTTCTCCAGAAAGAACTCAGCTATTGCATGAATGGATAGAATACACTGTAATTCCTAGAATTCCATTATCAAAGTTACGATTTGGAGCGGCTTTTCGACCATGATTACTGCTAGTGGGGCTTAGCCCTCTTCTGTTACTCTCCGAAATAAAATTGATGCTCGTAATGTGAAATACTTAGTCTTTGATAAAGACCTGCTTTTGGTTCGGATAATCTGTCCCCTACTCCTTTCCAAGTCATGCAAACCTATTGTTGCCCCCCAACCAGCCGCGTGAGGCAACTAACCCCTGGAGAAGTCGTTAAAGCATTTGTAGAGGAACAGGTTTAGTAGGCGGTGGGAAGGCAGCATCCAGGGCAGCCAATTCATCAGCACTCAATTTCAAATTCAGGGCAGCATAATTTTGCTCTACATGGTCAATGCGGCTGGATTTGGGAATCACAATTACATTATCTTGATGCAACAACCACGCGATCGCCACCTGCGCCGCAGTAACTCCTCGTTCTTGAGCAATTGTCTTAAGTGTCCGATTGTTCAGCAAACGCCCTTGCTCAATTGGGGAATACGCCATAATTGGGATGCTTCGTTGCCGACACCAGGGCAGTAAATTCCACTCAATTCCCCGTCGCATTAGGTTGTAGAGGACTTGATTGGTTGCGATCGCGTTTCCACCCTTTAGTTGGCTGGCTTCCTCCATATCCTCGACATCAAAATTGCTCACCCCATAGCTGCGAATTTTGCCTGCTTGTTGAAGCGTCTGAAATGCTTCCAGAGTTTCTGCTAATGGCACAGAACCGCGCCAGTGCAATAGGTAAAGGTCAAGATAGTCAGTTTTCAAGCGTTTCAAACTTCGTTCGCATGCAGCGATCGCACCTTGCTTGGAGGCGTTGTGCGGATAAACTTTGCTGACTAAGAAGACGGATGCACGACGACTTGCGATCGCGTGGGCGATTACTTCCTCTGCACCGCCTTCACCATACATTTCAGCAGTGTCAATCAAAGATAAACCCAAATCGAGTCCATGACGCAAGGCATCAATTTCGCTCTGACGATTCCTGGCATTCTCCCCCATCTGCCAGGTGCCCATACCAAGAGCCGGAATTAATTGTCCAGAAGGTAGTTTAAGAGTTCGCATGGCAGTTTCCATCCATTCAAGCTATTGTCAAGAGCGTATTTTTGGCTAACACATGGGTATGGCATTAATTGTAGAGAAAACCACTGTTAGAGCGACAGGTGCTTCCGTTGTTTCGGACTAAAGTTTTTCCCAACCACTACTATAACTACCAGGACTTACGCATCTTTATCACGCGCGATCGCCAACCCGATAAAGTAAGAGACAGGCAATATTGGGGATTTGGGCGGCTAGTCGCCTCAATATTTGCCGAATGTCGTGCTAGAGGTGCGTGCCGTTCGCGCTCATAATTGAGAAGTTTCGCACAAATTCTCAATCAATTAACTATTAATCAAGATTTGAAATTTAATATTTTTCAAAGTTATATCGATTAACTTTACTGGAATAATTGCTAGAATAAGTTGTCAAAAACCAAAAATAGAGATTATGCAAAAAAAGAATATCTGCCTAATTTGAAACAACGATCGCGCCATACAAACTAAGGATTAATAATAGAGTTACGGGCACAATTCATAAAAACATGGAGGCAGTGTAGCGGGCGTCATTTGCTGCATAGTTATTGCTCAATTTGAAAGGCTGACCTTCCCTAAGCTATAAGTTATTTATTACTAATTGGCTGTTTAAGTCCCAGTAAGCCCTGTAATTTATAAATCGGTTCCGAGCAACAGGGACAAGAAAAAGGCAGCACAAATAAATTTATGTTTAGCTAAAGATATACCGTAAGCGATCGCTACCTTCAGATATAAAATATATGAGCCAGCTTCGTCACTTAGTCTGGGTTAGTAGTACAAGTTTTCTTTTGTGGTTGAGTAATCCTGGCAGCACCCTAGCACAAATCGTACCTGATGCGACGCTGCCAAACAGTACCGCTGCTATCTCAGAAGGTAACATCATCCGCATCGAGCGTGGCACGCAAGTAGGCGGGAACCTATTTCACAGTTTTACAAAATTTTCTCTTCTTACAGGCGCAGAAGCTTTCTTCAACAACTCTCTAGACACTCAAAACATCTTCAGTCGGGTTACAGGTAGCGATATTTCCCAAGTTGATGGGTTGATGCGAGCTAACGGTATAGCTAACTTATTTCTTATTAATCCCAACGGCATTATTTTTGGCCCAAATGCCAAACTAAATATAGGCGGTTCCTTCCTAGCCTCGACTGCTAACAGCATTCAATTTAGCAATGGAACTGAGTTCAGCGCTACCAATCCCAGCGCCCCCCCATTGCTAACAATAAATGTTCCGATTGGCTTACAATTCAACGAGTCAAATGCGGGAGTAATTCGCGTTCAAGGGTTGGGTCACACTTTCAGATTCGGACAGACAGGCGGATTAAAGCCAAATACGACAACCAATGGTTTAGCGGTGCAACCTGGTAAAACTTTAGCTTTAGTAGCAGGAGAAATCGCGTTAGAGGGCGGTAATTTAAAGGCTGAGTCTGGAGCAATTGAGCTTTGGTCGGTTACTCGTGGCTCATTGCCAATGCAAGTCAGCAGCGAACAAATCAGCTTCAACAACGAACAACTTGCAGAATTAGGAAATATCAATTTATCTGGTGCTGCTTCAGTAGATAGTAGCGGTTCGCAGGGAGGTTCGTTCCAGATACAAAGCCGAAACCTGAAACTAGAGCAAGGTTCGATCATCGTATCCCTTACCGGAGGCTATCAACCGGGGAAAAGCTCAACCATCAATGCTTTAGATGCAGTGGAACTGATTGCTAGAACAGCCGATGGTAGAATGGGTAGCGGCTTTTTTGTTCAGACGAATGGTGAGGGAAAAGGCGGCGATCTAACAGTTACAACAGATCGGTTGCTAGTGCGAGATGGGGCATCTATTGGTATGGGAACCGATAGTTCTGGGAATTCTGGTGCTTTAAGGGTGCAAGCGAGGGATGTGCAACTGGGGGGCCTTTCAGCGAATGGAGGGCGTCTGACAGGTATTTTTTCTAATCCTACTCTTGACTCAACTGGAGTTGGTGGTGATGTCATTATTGATGCTAAACAAGTATCCCTTGAGAACGGAGCTGTGATTTCTGTATCTACCTTTGGCGCAGGTCAAAGTGGCAATATAACAGTTCGAGCCAATGACGTACAAATACGAGGAACTTCTGCAACCGGGGGAATTGGTAGCGGTTTTTATGCCCGGACTAGCTTAAGCAATCTTGCGAGTTCTCCACCGCCGTTAACAGGAAATGCTGGTAACGTAACGGTAATTGCTGACAGATTAAGTCTTGAAAATCGGGGAACCATTAATGTTGCTAATTTTGGGAAAGGGAATGCTGGTAACATTAATATTCGCGCTGCTACAGTTGAGCTAGCTAATAATTCGAGTATTAGAGCAACGCAGCGACAAGCAGAACAGGGAAATATTACGATTGAATCCCAAGATTTACGATTGTGGCGCAACAGCCTGATTACTACTGATGCCAGCAACATCATCATTTTTGATACGGGTCAGACGATTGCTAATAATGATATCAGTACCAATGGCGGCAACATCATCATTAATACAAAAACTTTGGTGGCTCTAGAAAATAGCGATATTACTGCCAATGCTCAACAAAGCTTTGGGGGCAGGGTAAGAATTAATGCTAGTGGCATCTTTGGAACAACGTTGCGTAGCCAAACTACTCCAAAGAGTGACATTACTGCTACTTCTAATCTTGGGGCGGAATTCAGCGGCATGGTGCAAATTAATACTCTTGATATTAACCCTTCTGCTGGTTTAGTCGCGTTGTCAGAAAATTTTACTGACAACAGCAGTGAAATCGCCCAGGTTTGTTCTGCTTATAGTAGTAATAGTTTTGTCCTGACAGGACGCGGCGGTTTACCCGAAGATCCCAACCAGACTTTATTAGGGAGTACAGTTTGGCGGGATTTGCGCCCTCGTAGGGGTGTTAGTTCCACATCTGTCACCGTTTCGATCGCTGCGTCCCCACCTACTCCAACAATTGAGGCAAATGGATGGTTAAAAAATGCTAATGGGGAGATAGAGTTGGTCGCAAAATCTATTAATGGTGTTAGTCAAAACCCCTGGGATAATGTCGCCAAGTGCAGTGTTTCTAAATAATGGGAAAAATTAGTTCGCTAGTAAAAAATATTCATTACAGCATCTGGATAGGCTTGCTAACCTTGTTGTTCGTTACAACTGTTTATCCTGCTGTAGCTCAAACTAAGTTTAAATTTTATTATTCAGATGTTGGCGTCGTATATCTTGCACAAAATTTGAATGGTTCTAAAACTACTCCTTCAGAACCTAAAATTACAAATGATGCCTTAATTCTGCTAGAACAAGGTAGAAGACTTTATGATGGGGGACAATTTTCGAGTGCGATCGCACTATGGGAACAATCTCTTAAAAACTTCGAGGCGCAGGGAGATCGCCTGCAAGTTGCCCTCACTTTAAGCTATCTCTCGAACGCTTATCAAGAATTAGGAAAATGGGAGGAAGCTAAAAGCGCGATCGCCCAAAGTCTGAATTTATTGCAAACTCAACGCGATGCAGCCACTCTCGCCCAAGTTTTGAACGCTCAAGGCAGTCTCTTGCTAGCGATGGGGCAAACCGAAGCAGCTTTAGATACTTGGAAACAAGCGGAAAAAGCTTATGCTTCGTCTAGCGATGAAATTGGTAAATTGGGCAGTCTAATTAACCAAGCTCAAGCTTTGCAAACATTGGGGCTTTACCGACGAGCCAAAATATCATTAGAACAATTGAATGCTCAATTACAAACTTTTCCGGATACCAACTTAAAAGTATCAGGATTGCGAAGTCTGGGAGTCGTTTTGCAAGTAGTGGGAGATTTAACTCAGTCTCAGCAAGTTTTAGAACAAAGTTTGGCAATTGCTCAAAAACTAAACATTTATTCGGAAATAAATGCCAGTTTATTTAGTTTGGCTAATACTCTTAGAACTTTACATAATCCAGAAGAAGCACTGAAAAATTACCAAAAATTAGCCGATAACGCAATCAATCCTACTACTAAACTACAAGCTCATATAAACCAGTTCAGCCTTTTAGTAGAAACGAAACAAAAAGAGGCAGCAGAATTATTGTTGCCTCAAATTCACTCTGAATTAGAGAATATATCCCCCAGTCGCTTGGCTGTTTACAGCCGGGTCAATCTGGCTATAAATATCCTAAAATTAGGCTATCAGGGAGAGGTGACTACGGAGCGATTGCCCTTGGCGCTGCGCGGAGCGCAATCGCAAATTTCCCAGCCTCAAGATATTGCACGGATATTGGCAAAAGCTATTGAACAAGCAAGAATACTTAAAGATGCGCGTGCTGAATCTTACGCGCTGGGTGAACTAGGATATTTATATGAACAAACGCAGCAGTGGGAAGCAGCAGAGGAGCTGACTAAACAAGCACTAGCGATCGCGCAATCCATCAACGCTAATGATATTTTCGCTCGTTGGGAAGGGCAATTAGGCGAAATCCTCAAACAGAAAGGCGATATCCCAAATGCGATCGCGGCTTATACCCAAGCAGTTAATAGCTTACAATCCCTCCGCAGTGACTTAGTAGCAATTAATCGCGACGTACAATTTTCCTTCCGAGAAAATATCGAACCTGTCTACCGTCAGTTAGTTGGATTACTATTAGAATCTAATCCCAGCCAAAATAATCTCAAACAAGCTCGTGAAGTCATTGAAGCTCTGCAATTAGCAGAATTAGATAACTTCTTTAGAGAATCTTGTTTAGATGTTAAACAGAAGCAAATTGACCAACTCGATCCTGAAGCAGCGGTAATCTACCCAATTATTTTGGCAGACCGTTTAGAGGTAATACTATCCTTGCCAGGACAGCATCTACAGCATTACGCTACTAAATTGCGGGAGAGCGACACAGAAAAAACACTTGAGCAGTTGTTGGAATCTCTTAACCCATTTTTCTCAAGCCAGGAACGTTTGCGCCTTTCTGAACAAGTTTATAGCTGGCTGATTCAACCTGCTGAAACACAATTAAGTAAAAGTCAAATTAAAACTTTAGTATTTGTGCTAGATGGTTTATTACGAAATCTACCAATGTCAGCCCTTTATGATGGCAAACAGTATCTTATTGAGAAATATAATATTGCAGTAGCTCCGGGTTTACAGCTAATTGCACCGCGAGGGGGAAGCGTGCCCTTAAACGTCTCACTTACCCAAAGGCGAACGAAAATTTTAGCAGGCGGAATTACCGAGGCCCGTCAAGGCTTTTCAGCGCTACCAGGAGTAGGATTTGAAGTTAGCCAAATTGCATCCGAAGTTCCTTCTAAGGTATTTATAAATCAAAATTTTACCGAAACAAACTTACAGAAACAGTTGAACGCCACTTCCTTTCCCATCGTTCATTTAGCTACCCACGGTCAATTTAGTTCTAGAGCTGACTCTACCTTTATCCTAATGTGGGACGGCAAAATTAATGTCAAGGAATTTGAAAATTTATTACGCTCTAGAGAGCAGGCTAGCTTTAATCCGATTGAACTATTGGTTTTGAGTGCTTGCCAAACTGCAACTGGCGATAAGCGAGCAACTTTGGGATTGGCAGGAGTAGCTGTGCGGTCTGGCGCACGCAGTACTTTAGCAACTCTCTGGTCAGTGCAAGATGAATCCACTGCCAAACTCATGGGTCAATTTTACCAGCAGCTATTACAAGGGCAGAGTAAAGCAAAAGCTCTTCGTCAGGCTCAGCTAACTCTGCTCAAGCAACCTAAATATTCTCATCCCTTTTATTGGGCACCTTTCATTTTATTGGGAAGTTGGCTCTAAATAATAATTAAAAAAAGCTCTTTAGTTTTAACATTAAAGCTCAAAACTATAGTATAAATTTTGTAAATAATTTATTAATATTTATTTTTAAACTTAACCATAAAAATATTTAATGCAATATTTCTCCAAGACCTGAATAGTTGCCTATAGGTTATACATATAAAACTAAATTTTTGCTTAAAAAAAGAACTTATGTAGGATATTGAATATCTAACATATATTTAAATAATCTTTTTCAAAGAGCTTTTACTATAATAAATTCCGTATAATTACTGAAGCCAAAAACGCAACCATCGCTATAATTACATTAAACACTCCGTAGAAATACTCCTAAAAATTGCTAGAAAGAAATGACACAACAGAAAATTTTTAGCCATTTAAGGCTATTTGCATTATCTCTAGCGCTCGGAATCATTATTGTTCCTGGTTTCTTATTAAAGATACGCGCCCAAGCGGAAGCGGCTAACCCATCTCAAAGTATAGTTCATACTTCGATAGCTCGCGTAACCTTCGAGCCGCCAGGAGAAGGAAAACCAGATGACACGGCAGGAGGTGCATCTCGTGGTGATGGATGTCCTCAAGAGCAATTGGCTGTAGGTCAATGCATTACTGCCTTGACACCTGCAATTAAAAACACCTTAACAGTGCTAGAGCATCCGACATTCTTTGTTTATTTACCTCAAACTTCTGCCAAAGAAATATTTTTTGGATTAGTAGATGAAAACAACAATTCTCATTACCAAATAAAAGTTCCCATCTCTAGCAAATCTGGCATCCTCAGCTTCAAGCTCCCAGATAATGCGCCACCTCTAGAAATTGGCAAGAATTATCGGTGGACTTTTATCATTGTTGGCGAACAAGGACTCAGACCTGATAGCTCTGGTGTACGAGGAGAAATTCGGCGAATTACACCTAGCGCCGAGCTAATGAGCCAGTTACAGAATCAACCTCTACTGGAGCGTGCAGCTTTGTATGGCAAAAATGGTATTTGGTACGATATGCTCGCTAGTTTAGCTGAAGCTAGACGTGAAGAGCCGGGTAATGCAACCTTGGCCTCAACGTGGCAAGAATTGTTAAAATCGGCTGGGCTAGAGGCGATCGCCACAAAACCGTTTTTAAACTAGGGCAACAGGTAAAGGGGAAAAAGGAAAGTAATTAACCCGCCTTAAGTGAATATAGTTATGAAATTAGGGAGGTGAGTTGAGCGGAGACTTTGGCTTGAGAGATTGATGGAGATGTGCAACAGTATAAAGACTTAAAAATATTACGGAAGGATTTGAAAGCTCCTTTCGCAGAGAATACCTAAACTTTCTGAATATTGCTAAGGGTTCTGCCGGAGAAGTTCGCAGTATTTTAAGATGGTATTGTTGTGTTGGCTATCTAGAGCAACATAACAATACATAATCTTATAACTACGCTATGGACTTGAGTCGGATGCTGTTTAATGAAATTTAAGCATCAACCCATCCCCAAAATCATAAACGCTTTACCCATTAGCGTTATGTAAAATAAATTCCGCGTTACCCTTTACCCTAATCTTAGTGCCATGTTTGGTGCGAAGAGTTAATGGTGCAAAAATTTAAAAAGCAAATTTTTCGATGGCGTGGCCTACTGATTACACCTCCTACCGTAGCCTTCACAGCCATTGCTATAGGTTCTTTAGGCTTCTTCCAAATATTAGATTGGGCTATATTGGATCAATTTTTTCGCTGGCGACCTCGCGAACCAATAGATCCACGTATTATACTTATTACTGTTAATGAATCAGATGTCAAAAAATTAGGGCAATGGCCTATTTCGGACGCTCTCTTAGCTAAAGCGATCGCAACCGTCCAAGCCCAACAACCTAGAGCGATTGGGTTGGATATTTTCCGAGATTTACCAGTCCCCCCCGGCCATCCAGCGCTCGTTAAAGTCTTTGAATCTA
The genomic region above belongs to Microcoleus sp. FACHB-831 and contains:
- a CDS encoding 2OG-Fe(II) oxygenase translates to MKDVMLPALASSNMPIKTSKPKCTVHRENLSHLLLPVWHDKTTSSEFLEPRFRFLIPGSNKVRVVKGLLSAFESTSLIQAIESLGFSTPTAFDKSVRACERRHTVDLGMSDAIMARLKSYLPEIVHIDGVRWRLKRFTHHWRYIKYLPKGHFVPHYDGAKMLRYPTPAISVFTVQIYLNDDFTGGNTRFYSDYEPVRYASHDIPIGEVKNFKPSSSPTHEVKPETGSVLIFDHVNNVLHDGAEVKSGVKYIMRGDVLYEVFEEDVPQLLHNVSNLEPNLLNWCPETAIKYGTRNHVGEVWLCDCADDGHGSGIHHCEAFSYADEYVSKEDSNEEKKKVRPASTAEALNGLHDKELHDKNGQSLIYILISGKRASGKDYITNLIYDSLISKGISVHRAALGHINKRSYAASIGIDAIRLENDREFKESHRIAMVAHHTARNAQDPEGCLKEVKSNAKQANAEVLLLSDIRTLQDLHWFKQQPGEVVLLRITASDETRKLRGWNPCQRKDSLHTETELDSFFNWTACWDNSDVSPERTQLLHEWIEYTVIPRIPLSKLRFGAAFRP
- a CDS encoding filamentous hemagglutinin N-terminal domain-containing protein, giving the protein MSQLRHLVWVSSTSFLLWLSNPGSTLAQIVPDATLPNSTAAISEGNIIRIERGTQVGGNLFHSFTKFSLLTGAEAFFNNSLDTQNIFSRVTGSDISQVDGLMRANGIANLFLINPNGIIFGPNAKLNIGGSFLASTANSIQFSNGTEFSATNPSAPPLLTINVPIGLQFNESNAGVIRVQGLGHTFRFGQTGGLKPNTTTNGLAVQPGKTLALVAGEIALEGGNLKAESGAIELWSVTRGSLPMQVSSEQISFNNEQLAELGNINLSGAASVDSSGSQGGSFQIQSRNLKLEQGSIIVSLTGGYQPGKSSTINALDAVELIARTADGRMGSGFFVQTNGEGKGGDLTVTTDRLLVRDGASIGMGTDSSGNSGALRVQARDVQLGGLSANGGRLTGIFSNPTLDSTGVGGDVIIDAKQVSLENGAVISVSTFGAGQSGNITVRANDVQIRGTSATGGIGSGFYARTSLSNLASSPPPLTGNAGNVTVIADRLSLENRGTINVANFGKGNAGNINIRAATVELANNSSIRATQRQAEQGNITIESQDLRLWRNSLITTDASNIIIFDTGQTIANNDISTNGGNIIINTKTLVALENSDITANAQQSFGGRVRINASGIFGTTLRSQTTPKSDITATSNLGAEFSGMVQINTLDINPSAGLVALSENFTDNSSEIAQVCSAYSSNSFVLTGRGGLPEDPNQTLLGSTVWRDLRPRRGVSSTSVTVSIAASPPTPTIEANGWLKNANGEIELVAKSINGVSQNPWDNVAKCSVSK
- a CDS encoding aldo/keto reductase translates to MRTLKLPSGQLIPALGMGTWQMGENARNRQSEIDALRHGLDLGLSLIDTAEMYGEGGAEEVIAHAIASRRASVFLVSKVYPHNASKQGAIAACERSLKRLKTDYLDLYLLHWRGSVPLAETLEAFQTLQQAGKIRSYGVSNFDVEDMEEASQLKGGNAIATNQVLYNLMRRGIEWNLLPWCRQRSIPIMAYSPIEQGRLLNNRTLKTIAQERGVTAAQVAIAWLLHQDNVIVIPKSSRIDHVEQNYAALNLKLSADELAALDAAFPPPTKPVPLQML
- a CDS encoding CHAT domain-containing protein, yielding MGKISSLVKNIHYSIWIGLLTLLFVTTVYPAVAQTKFKFYYSDVGVVYLAQNLNGSKTTPSEPKITNDALILLEQGRRLYDGGQFSSAIALWEQSLKNFEAQGDRLQVALTLSYLSNAYQELGKWEEAKSAIAQSLNLLQTQRDAATLAQVLNAQGSLLLAMGQTEAALDTWKQAEKAYASSSDEIGKLGSLINQAQALQTLGLYRRAKISLEQLNAQLQTFPDTNLKVSGLRSLGVVLQVVGDLTQSQQVLEQSLAIAQKLNIYSEINASLFSLANTLRTLHNPEEALKNYQKLADNAINPTTKLQAHINQFSLLVETKQKEAAELLLPQIHSELENISPSRLAVYSRVNLAINILKLGYQGEVTTERLPLALRGAQSQISQPQDIARILAKAIEQARILKDARAESYALGELGYLYEQTQQWEAAEELTKQALAIAQSINANDIFARWEGQLGEILKQKGDIPNAIAAYTQAVNSLQSLRSDLVAINRDVQFSFRENIEPVYRQLVGLLLESNPSQNNLKQAREVIEALQLAELDNFFRESCLDVKQKQIDQLDPEAAVIYPIILADRLEVILSLPGQHLQHYATKLRESDTEKTLEQLLESLNPFFSSQERLRLSEQVYSWLIQPAETQLSKSQIKTLVFVLDGLLRNLPMSALYDGKQYLIEKYNIAVAPGLQLIAPRGGSVPLNVSLTQRRTKILAGGITEARQGFSALPGVGFEVSQIASEVPSKVFINQNFTETNLQKQLNATSFPIVHLATHGQFSSRADSTFILMWDGKINVKEFENLLRSREQASFNPIELLVLSACQTATGDKRATLGLAGVAVRSGARSTLATLWSVQDESTAKLMGQFYQQLLQGQSKAKALRQAQLTLLKQPKYSHPFYWAPFILLGSWL
- the arfB gene encoding alternative ribosome rescue aminoacyl-tRNA hydrolase ArfB, producing the protein IPEHEIEMSAVRSQGAGGQNVNKVATAIHLRFDIVASSLPERYKERLLKLSDQRITKEGVIVIKAQEHRSQEQNREEALQRLQDLIKSAIAVVKPRKKSKPTRSSQRKRLDSKTKRSQIKTMRGKITEE
- a CDS encoding family 1 glycosylhydrolase, with amino-acid sequence MAQRPGIFPTFFISGFECSTFLWKDKGRRNLIEETQHDRHAQEDYNILRSLGIDVAREAIPWPLVDRNGCYDFSSIDPIIEAMQQTQIVPIWDLCHYGYPDDLDPFTNEFTDRYANYCRAAAEYVIPRLRGPYFFTPINEITFFSFCGGEWGWVAPYKTTKEDRFRLRLALCKAAIAGVKAIREVEPSARMIHIDPLVQVVAPRDRQDQIDAAHHETYVDTFLAWDILYGKEHPELGGSPEILDIVGANHYSFGQMEYREHGPHQALEPHDDRIKPLCELMRWVWERYHRPMIIGETSGMEAGRDEWLKDVMEEAMAAVNAGIDLHGICLFPAVDMPDWHTGKWLHNGIYDLVEEGDNLKRVPCEAYVAELRRWQKELNRVMTLDADPFSDPVELQDVIDAAKRLRPEADRNWS